TCTTACATCTCCCTCTCTCTTCTTACATCTCCCTCTCTCTTCTTACATCTCCCTCTCTCTTCTTTCTTTTATTTTTTATGTCACCATCTTTGCGCATGCCAGAGCAGGCCTCTTCAGGCGCCGTCCGCCTGCTCTCATCAAAGATCGCTCAATTCAGCCGAGCTCCTTTTTTTTGTTAAGATCAAAAGCCTTTTGGCGATAGGTTAACCCCACCCCGGATTATGATATTTGAGTGCCTCCCGGCGATTGATCCCGAGCGTCCACCATCCAGGAATGGTCCATGATAATTCAAAACAAAACCTATATTATTATCAGAGGAGGCTACTATTTAATAGCATTTAATAGCCTATGAGTGCATTGCCGGCCTTGCAAGATGGCCAGATATCGATGGAGGATGTTGATGGATTTCGGAAACGAGAAGAGAGAGCGCATTCTCATCCTGGGCGCTGCAGGCAGAGACTTCCATAACTTCAATGTATTCTTTCGCAGCCAGCTCCAGTTTGAGGTGGTAGGATTCACTGCAGCTCAGATCCCCCATATCGCCTGCCGCCTTTATCCTCCAGAGCTCTCCGGCAGCCTCTATCCGGCCGGCCTTCCCATCTGGCCGGAGGATGCCCTCGATGAGATAATCATCAAATGCCGGGTGGATAGATGCATCCTCTCCTATAGCGATCTGAGCCACCAGGAGGTGATGCACCTGGCGGAAAGGGTGCTGGCCAGGGGGGCGGACTTTGGATTCCTGGGACTGAAAAATACCATGCTCCGATCTACAAAGCCAGTGATAGCAGTCTGCGCAGTCAGAACCGGTGCGGGAAAGAGCCAGGTGGTAAGATACATTGCCGAGATCATCCGCCAGGCCGGGCTGAGAGCAGTTGTGGTAAGGCATCCCATGCCCTATGGGGATTTGGCCCGGCAGGCGGTGCAGAGATTCTCCTCCCGGGCGGATCTGGATGCTGCTGATCTGACCCTTGAGGAGAGGGAGGAGTACGAGAGGCATATAGACAGAGGGACAGTAGTCTATGCGGGAGTGGACTATCAGAGGATCTTAGACCAGGCCCAGAGCGAGGCGGATGTCATTTTATGGGATGGGGGAAACAACGACACCCCATTCTTCCAGCCAAATCTCTGGATCACTGTCGCCGATGCCCTCCGGCCGGGGCATGAGATATCCTATTATCCCGGGGAGACGAACTTTCTGGCGGCAGATCTCATCCTGATCAATAAGGCC
This genomic stretch from Methanothrix sp. harbors:
- a CDS encoding cyclic 2,3-diphosphoglycerate synthase — translated: MDFGNEKRERILILGAAGRDFHNFNVFFRSQLQFEVVGFTAAQIPHIACRLYPPELSGSLYPAGLPIWPEDALDEIIIKCRVDRCILSYSDLSHQEVMHLAERVLARGADFGFLGLKNTMLRSTKPVIAVCAVRTGAGKSQVVRYIAEIIRQAGLRAVVVRHPMPYGDLARQAVQRFSSRADLDAADLTLEEREEYERHIDRGTVVYAGVDYQRILDQAQSEADVILWDGGNNDTPFFQPNLWITVADALRPGHEISYYPGETNFLAADLILINKANSAAEEDIIAIQANASRLNPGAEVVVAGSEVRAVDPGMISGKRVLIVEDGPTITHGGVAYGAGMVAARRYNAAEIIDPRPYATGSLKDIFIQHRHIGRVLPAMGYYPQQIRELEETINNADCDSVIIGSPIDLGRLIEINKPSTYVLYDLVDMGRPYLRERIEEFISQSMQRSAEKGVEAGRIEGSCP